A genomic region of Streptomyces sp. R33 contains the following coding sequences:
- a CDS encoding AAA family ATPase, which translates to MTDEVRGEPVGGFPGRAREVAILRAVLAGEGGTWCVAVTGEPGIGKSRLLTELGKLADTAGWTVRSARAAEFESHIPFGVFVNALDDQLAELGPERLAALGQQQLALLATVFPAIPAAGPADLVDAERYRLHRAVRALLELVAEPSGLVLVFDDLHWADEGSVELLDHLLRHPPQARLVLALAGRPRQTSLRLWHALSRAATDGGAELLELAPLSQADADHVMPEGLGRSRREELYQASGGNPFYLEALVRAGERGIAVGDTALHPDGAIPVAVHAVLAAELAALTPQERVVAHAAAVVGDDFEADSLAETAAMDGGSVLTALDRLAERDLVRLDGTTGRFRYRHPLVRSVAYQDAGPGWRLQAHGRAASALRSRGAPPAEFARHVERSAVRGDLEAVAALTEAAEATMHTTPATAGHFLRAAIRLLPDSESATPQRLILLGRLAHALGATGDLRQARETMHEVLRLLPAELTQIRAQTARACATVEQILGRYTEARAMLHSEWRRVEGVDAHSAAVLLVALVAGESVEREHGQDRVAEAIAAARQVGDPMLLATALSAATLIDRRADRLDEAAALLDALPDSDLVRDIDAAFWLSWSEVSADRLMSASRHMSRGLQLARASRQSHKIALLTAIRGMVHAYLGELAAATTCFDDSLESAELTGSEELRVMALTFGCWITTWRGDLAEAIRLGKEAIVVDDQATAMSSWRSGQAEAMLAQAMLHSGDPHACIELLLTSGGGTELPSVGLRTRPLVYLMLTEAEVAAGRVAAAAAWADRAEDAAGQLELPLRTAMAQQARAIATLPTDPAAAAPLAVAAANTFGQIGAAVEAGRAHLLAASAFGSSGAIDQARAHLVSARALFTRCDAQLFLPQVAREERRLNARGPRPESGVERFDLTAREVEIVNLASDGLTNREIGLRLHLSPKTVEVHLGRAYAKVGVSGRAALAGVWAAATRD; encoded by the coding sequence ATGACTGACGAAGTGAGAGGGGAGCCCGTCGGCGGATTTCCCGGCCGGGCGCGAGAAGTCGCGATCCTGCGCGCGGTGCTGGCGGGCGAAGGTGGCACCTGGTGCGTCGCGGTCACCGGCGAACCGGGGATCGGCAAGAGTCGGCTGCTGACGGAGCTGGGGAAGCTCGCGGACACAGCAGGATGGACGGTCCGCAGCGCACGCGCGGCGGAGTTCGAGTCCCACATCCCGTTCGGTGTGTTCGTCAACGCGCTCGACGACCAGCTCGCCGAGCTGGGCCCGGAGCGTCTCGCCGCCCTCGGGCAACAGCAGCTCGCACTTCTCGCGACCGTGTTCCCGGCGATTCCCGCCGCCGGCCCCGCCGACCTGGTCGACGCGGAGCGGTACCGGCTGCACCGCGCAGTTCGGGCGTTGCTGGAGCTGGTCGCCGAGCCGTCCGGGCTGGTGCTCGTCTTCGACGATCTACACTGGGCGGACGAGGGTTCGGTCGAGCTGCTCGACCACCTTTTGCGCCACCCACCCCAGGCGCGGCTGGTCTTGGCATTGGCGGGCAGGCCCCGGCAGACGTCGCTGCGGCTGTGGCACGCGCTGTCCCGCGCCGCGACCGACGGAGGGGCCGAGCTGCTGGAACTCGCGCCGCTGAGCCAAGCCGATGCCGACCACGTCATGCCGGAAGGTCTGGGCCGTTCCCGGCGGGAAGAGCTTTACCAGGCCAGTGGCGGAAACCCGTTCTACCTGGAAGCACTGGTGCGGGCCGGTGAGCGGGGTATCGCCGTCGGTGATACGGCGCTCCACCCCGACGGGGCGATCCCGGTGGCGGTCCACGCGGTGCTCGCCGCCGAGTTGGCCGCGCTGACCCCGCAAGAGCGGGTCGTCGCGCACGCCGCCGCGGTCGTGGGTGACGACTTCGAGGCTGATTCGCTCGCCGAAACGGCAGCCATGGACGGCGGGTCCGTGCTCACCGCGCTCGACCGGCTCGCCGAGCGTGACCTGGTCCGGCTGGACGGCACGACCGGCCGGTTCCGGTACCGGCATCCGCTGGTGCGCAGCGTCGCCTACCAGGACGCCGGTCCTGGCTGGCGGCTTCAGGCACACGGCCGGGCCGCGTCGGCACTCCGGAGCCGGGGCGCGCCGCCGGCCGAGTTCGCCCGGCACGTGGAGCGATCCGCCGTGCGCGGTGACCTCGAGGCGGTCGCGGCGCTCACCGAGGCGGCCGAGGCGACGATGCACACCACGCCGGCTACCGCCGGGCACTTCCTGCGGGCGGCCATCCGGTTGCTCCCCGACTCGGAGTCGGCCACGCCGCAGCGCCTGATCCTGCTCGGCCGGCTGGCACACGCACTCGGCGCCACTGGCGACCTGCGGCAGGCCAGGGAAACCATGCACGAGGTGCTGCGGCTCCTGCCTGCCGAACTCACCCAGATCCGGGCACAGACAGCGCGGGCCTGTGCGACGGTGGAGCAGATCCTCGGGCGCTATACCGAGGCCAGGGCGATGCTGCACAGCGAGTGGAGACGCGTCGAAGGTGTTGACGCCCACTCGGCGGCCGTCCTGCTCGTCGCGCTCGTGGCCGGTGAAAGTGTCGAGCGCGAGCACGGACAGGACCGGGTGGCCGAGGCGATCGCCGCCGCGCGGCAAGTCGGGGATCCGATGCTGCTGGCGACGGCGTTGTCGGCCGCAACGCTCATCGACCGGCGGGCGGACCGGCTGGACGAGGCGGCCGCACTCCTGGATGCGCTGCCCGACAGCGACCTGGTCCGCGACATCGATGCGGCGTTCTGGCTGAGCTGGTCGGAGGTCTCCGCCGACCGGCTCATGTCTGCGAGCCGGCACATGAGTCGTGGCCTGCAACTGGCTCGCGCGAGCAGGCAGTCCCACAAGATCGCGCTGCTGACCGCGATCCGCGGCATGGTGCATGCCTACCTCGGCGAGCTGGCGGCGGCGACGACCTGCTTCGACGACAGCCTGGAGTCGGCGGAACTGACCGGCAGCGAGGAGCTGCGCGTCATGGCGTTGACCTTCGGGTGCTGGATCACCACCTGGCGCGGCGACCTGGCCGAGGCCATCCGCCTAGGCAAGGAGGCCATCGTTGTCGACGACCAGGCGACGGCCATGAGTTCCTGGCGCAGTGGCCAGGCCGAGGCGATGCTGGCGCAGGCGATGTTGCACTCGGGTGATCCGCACGCTTGCATCGAGCTGTTGCTCACCAGTGGCGGTGGGACCGAGCTGCCTTCGGTGGGCCTCCGCACCAGGCCATTGGTGTACCTGATGCTCACGGAGGCGGAGGTCGCGGCCGGCCGAGTTGCCGCGGCCGCAGCATGGGCCGACCGAGCGGAGGACGCAGCCGGCCAGCTCGAGCTTCCGCTGCGCACCGCCATGGCACAGCAGGCCCGCGCGATCGCCACGCTGCCAACGGATCCGGCGGCAGCCGCACCGCTCGCTGTCGCCGCTGCCAACACGTTCGGCCAGATCGGGGCGGCCGTGGAGGCCGGGCGGGCGCACTTGCTCGCCGCGTCGGCGTTCGGCAGCAGCGGGGCGATCGACCAGGCCCGTGCGCACCTCGTGTCCGCCCGCGCGTTGTTCACCCGGTGTGACGCGCAACTGTTCCTGCCTCAGGTCGCGCGCGAG
- a CDS encoding DUF1206 domain-containing protein, with translation MSRVGSGLLPRRDRRFHWKRRPPLVALNVRAIATSKARVLNWPGGRVLVGVVGAVLVIVGVVIVVRSLMRKFEDNLRTEAMSAPTRRVVAWLGVIGGVACGVIAAVAGLFIVLAAVTFDPSQAKGLDATLRSFAATPAGPVLLIAAAVGLLLFGLYSFCEARWRKAPEHDASAE, from the coding sequence GTGAGTCGAGTCGGCTCGGGGCTGCTGCCGCGCAGGGACCGCCGTTTCCATTGGAAACGGCGGCCGCCCCTCGTCGCCCTGAATGTGCGGGCCATCGCTACCAGCAAGGCCAGGGTGCTGAACTGGCCGGGCGGGCGGGTGCTCGTCGGCGTCGTGGGGGCCGTCTTGGTGATCGTGGGCGTGGTGATCGTCGTCCGCAGCCTGATGCGGAAGTTCGAGGACAACCTGCGGACCGAGGCGATGAGCGCGCCCACGCGACGGGTCGTCGCGTGGCTGGGCGTCATCGGCGGCGTCGCGTGCGGGGTGATCGCGGCAGTCGCGGGCCTGTTCATCGTGCTGGCCGCCGTCACATTCGACCCCAGCCAGGCCAAGGGACTCGACGCGACACTCCGCTCGTTCGCCGCCACCCCCGCTGGACCCGTGCTCCTGATCGCCGCGGCGGTGGGCCTGCTGCTGTTCGGCCTCTACTCGTTCTGCGAGGCCCGCTGGCGCAAAGCCCCGGAGCACGACGCCTCGGCCGAGTAA
- a CDS encoding tyrosine-type recombinase/integrase has protein sequence MADRTRVRQPLLPVLVEHVESRHEHLSSLLEAARLVPLGTAFVHRGRHYTRSDSPEDRRRINTEAGPTMRIVVQDTGKTIYLDQVEELAFWEWAAVEILRHSGIRIEELTELTHLSVRQYQRPNEEVIALLVIAPSKGERERVIPMSPDLFHAIAQVVRRQTRNRRAIPLVSRYDPQERLWSDPMPFLFQRQLGTAHNVLAARTIAGMFRRSCNEIAQTNPVFADTRFTPHDFRRLFATDIVNGGLPIHIGAALLGHLHLQTTQGYVAVFAEDIVQHYQKFLNHRRSQRPDGEYVDVTPEEWAEFEEHFDKRKVELGNCGRPYGSPCQHEHACIRCPMLRVNPKMLPRLAEIEKDLVLRRKRAEEEQWLGEIEGIDMTLTFVRTKQADAARTAQRAPVALGIPTTRRPE, from the coding sequence ATGGCCGACCGCACCCGGGTCCGCCAGCCGCTCCTGCCCGTCCTCGTCGAGCACGTCGAGTCCCGGCACGAGCACCTGAGCAGTCTCCTGGAAGCCGCCCGCCTCGTCCCGCTCGGGACGGCATTCGTCCACCGCGGCCGTCACTACACCCGCAGCGATTCCCCGGAAGACCGCCGCCGGATCAACACCGAGGCGGGCCCGACCATGCGGATCGTCGTCCAGGACACCGGCAAGACGATCTACCTGGACCAGGTCGAAGAACTTGCCTTCTGGGAGTGGGCCGCGGTCGAGATCCTCCGGCACAGCGGGATCCGAATCGAGGAGCTGACCGAGCTCACGCACCTCAGCGTCCGCCAGTATCAGCGGCCCAACGAAGAGGTCATCGCCCTCTTGGTGATTGCTCCCTCCAAGGGCGAACGGGAACGCGTCATCCCGATGTCTCCCGATCTCTTCCACGCCATCGCTCAGGTCGTCCGCCGCCAAACCCGAAACCGGCGGGCCATCCCACTCGTTAGCCGCTACGACCCACAGGAACGACTCTGGTCGGACCCCATGCCCTTCCTGTTCCAGCGCCAGCTCGGAACAGCCCACAACGTTCTTGCAGCACGCACCATCGCGGGCATGTTCAGGCGAAGCTGCAACGAGATCGCTCAGACGAATCCCGTATTCGCCGACACGAGGTTCACCCCGCACGACTTCCGCCGGCTCTTCGCCACCGACATCGTCAACGGCGGCCTGCCCATTCACATCGGCGCCGCCCTGCTCGGACACCTGCACCTGCAGACCACCCAGGGCTACGTCGCGGTCTTCGCCGAGGACATCGTGCAGCACTACCAGAAGTTCCTGAACCACCGGCGGAGCCAGCGGCCGGACGGCGAATACGTCGATGTCACGCCGGAGGAGTGGGCGGAGTTCGAGGAGCACTTCGACAAGCGCAAGGTTGAACTCGGGAACTGCGGCCGACCTTACGGCTCACCCTGCCAGCATGAACACGCCTGCATCCGATGCCCCATGCTGCGGGTTAACCCAAAGATGCTGCCCCGGCTCGCAGAGATCGAGAAGGACCTGGTCCTGCGTCGCAAACGCGCCGAGGAGGAGCAGTGGCTCGGCGAGATCGAAGGCATCGACATGACCCTGACCTTCGTCCGCACCAAACAGGCCGACGCCGCTCGAACCGCCCAACGGGCACCCGTCGCCCTGGGCATCCCGACCACCCGCCGGCCCGAGTGA
- a CDS encoding IS5 family transposase (programmed frameshift) encodes MTDLVERLVPDELWVLFRRVVPPTEVIRPQGGGRRRAGDREALAAIIFVATSGCTWRQLPPVFGPSWQTVYRRFAQWSRARVWARLHRVILDELGARGDLDWSRCAIDSVSLRAAKGGHLTGPNPTDRGKPGSKIHLITDRNGLPISLGISSANMHDSLGLEPLVRGIPPIRSRRGPRRRRPAKLHADKGYDYPHLRRWLRKRGIRHRIARKGIESSMRLGRHRWVVERTVSWLAGCRRLHRRYERKAEHFLAFVGIAAALICHRRLTK; translated from the exons ATGACGGACTTGGTTGAGCGGCTGGTGCCGGATGAGTTGTGGGTCCTGTTTCGGCGGGTGGTGCCGCCGACTGAGGTGATACGCCCGCAGGGCGGGGGCCGACGGCGGGCGGGTGACCGCGAGGCGCTGGCGGCAATCATCTTCGTGGCGACGTCGGGCTGCACGTGGCGGCAGCTCCCGCCGGTGTTCGGCCCGAGCTGGCAGACGGTCTACCGACGCTTCGCCCAGTGGAGCAGGGCCCGTGTCTGGGCTCGGCTCCACCGAGTGATCCTCGACGAACTCGGAGCTCGAGGCGATCTGGACTGGTCGCGGTGCGCGATCGACTCGGTCAGTCTCAGGGCTGCAAAAGGGGGCCACT TGACAGGACCGAATCCGACCGACCGCGGCAAGCCGGGATCGAAAATCCACCTGATCACCGACCGGAATGGACTGCCGATCTCGCTGGGGATCTCGAGCGCCAACATGCACGACAGTCTCGGCCTTGAACCGCTCGTGCGCGGGATCCCGCCCATCCGGTCCCGCCGCGGCCCACGGCGACGAAGGCCGGCGAAGTTGCACGCCGACAAGGGTTACGACTATCCCCATCTGCGTCGATGGCTACGCAAACGCGGCATCCGCCATCGCATCGCGCGCAAGGGGATCGAGTCCTCAATGCGGCTCGGCCGACACCGCTGGGTCGTTGAGAGAACCGTGTCCTGGCTCGCCGGCTGCCGTCGGCTCCACCGCCGATACGAGCGCAAGGCCGAACACTTCCTCGCCTTTGTTGGCATCGCCGCTGCCCTGATCTGCCACCGCCGCCTCACCAAATGA
- the gcvH gene encoding glycine cleavage system protein GcvH produces MSNVPADLKYTDEHEWIRTEADGTLTVGITDWAQEALGDIVFLELPEVGKNVYSGDAIGVVESVKTASDYYSPVSGEIVEVNGAVADTPEAVNSDAYACWIFKIKLASGASTHKLIDAAAYARLIG; encoded by the coding sequence ATGTCGAATGTGCCTGCTGACCTCAAGTACACCGATGAGCACGAGTGGATTCGAACGGAGGCCGACGGCACGTTGACGGTCGGCATCACCGACTGGGCGCAGGAAGCGCTGGGCGACATCGTTTTCCTGGAGCTGCCCGAGGTAGGCAAGAACGTGTACAGCGGGGACGCTATCGGCGTCGTGGAGTCGGTCAAGACCGCCTCTGACTACTACAGCCCGGTCAGCGGCGAGATCGTCGAGGTCAACGGGGCGGTCGCGGACACCCCCGAGGCCGTGAACAGCGACGCGTATGCGTGCTGGATCTTCAAGATCAAGCTGGCATCCGGAGCCTCGACCCACAAGCTCATCGACGCCGCCGCCTACGCGCGGCTGATCGGCTGA
- a CDS encoding TetR/AcrR family transcriptional regulator, whose amino-acid sequence MQHGGYESTPVKQLVKEAEATLGSLYHFFPGGKQELAVAAIAFGDQEFAALLARGLDSRTDPAEAVEAVAVLLAEALRDSTWLDGCPVTATALESVGRMPDLQTACAAAFANWRLLVQQKLLAHGHSKDNGRDLALTVISTLEGAEMAAQVSQSQTPSWSPAATSPA is encoded by the coding sequence ATGCAGCACGGCGGGTACGAGAGCACCCCGGTGAAGCAGCTGGTCAAGGAGGCAGAAGCCACCCTCGGCTCGCTCTACCACTTCTTCCCCGGCGGCAAGCAGGAGCTCGCGGTCGCCGCCATCGCCTTCGGCGACCAGGAGTTCGCCGCCCTCCTCGCACGCGGCCTCGACTCACGCACCGATCCCGCCGAGGCAGTCGAAGCCGTGGCCGTCCTCCTCGCGGAAGCCCTACGGGACTCCACCTGGCTCGACGGCTGCCCGGTTACGGCCACGGCCCTGGAGTCGGTGGGCCGCATGCCCGACCTCCAGACCGCCTGCGCGGCGGCCTTCGCGAACTGGCGCCTGCTGGTCCAGCAGAAGCTGCTCGCACACGGCCACTCCAAAGACAACGGCCGCGACCTGGCCCTCACCGTCATCAGCACCCTGGAAGGCGCGGAAATGGCCGCCCAGGTCAGCCAGAGCCAAACCCCGTCCTGGTCGCCGGCCGCCACCTCGCCCGCCTGA
- a CDS encoding IS982 family transposase → MTTNLETLATALYVRIDDSLAGTRRPGRPPRLTDAELLTLAVMQAVLGFVSEARWLRFARCHLAAEFPYLPGQSGYNKRLRAANRLIGRFIRTLARDTDLWHDDVWIVDSTPVECARSRPTVKRSDLAGWAAYSYCPSHSRFFWGLRLHLLCTPGGLPVAWALANPKTDEREVLAAMLTQDADLLATHPGQTVIGDKGYVSKHLDAFMTDHGLTLLRPSYRNRTPRPGEHLLKPVRQLIESVNDTLKGQLDLERHGARTPAGVLARVGQRILALTAAIWHNRANGTPLTRSLIAYDH, encoded by the coding sequence GTGACGACAAACCTCGAAACCCTCGCGACAGCACTGTACGTGAGGATCGATGACTCTCTGGCAGGCACGCGGCGGCCGGGCCGTCCTCCGAGGCTGACGGATGCCGAGCTGTTGACGCTTGCGGTGATGCAGGCCGTGCTCGGCTTCGTCTCCGAGGCCAGGTGGCTGCGTTTCGCTCGCTGCCATCTGGCCGCCGAGTTCCCCTACCTGCCCGGGCAGTCCGGCTACAACAAGCGCCTGCGGGCCGCGAACAGACTGATCGGCCGGTTCATCCGAACCCTGGCCCGGGACACCGATCTGTGGCACGACGACGTGTGGATCGTGGACTCCACCCCGGTGGAGTGCGCCCGGTCCCGGCCCACCGTCAAGCGGTCCGACCTGGCCGGCTGGGCCGCCTACTCCTACTGCCCCTCGCACTCGCGGTTCTTCTGGGGTCTTCGCCTGCACCTGCTCTGCACCCCCGGCGGACTCCCGGTCGCCTGGGCCCTGGCCAACCCGAAAACGGACGAGCGGGAAGTCCTGGCCGCCATGCTCACCCAGGACGCCGATCTGCTGGCCACACACCCCGGGCAGACCGTCATCGGCGACAAGGGCTACGTCTCCAAGCACCTCGACGCCTTCATGACCGACCACGGCCTGACCCTGCTCCGGCCCAGCTACCGCAACCGCACACCCCGGCCCGGCGAGCACCTGCTCAAGCCGGTCCGCCAGCTGATCGAGTCGGTCAACGACACCCTCAAGGGCCAGCTCGACCTCGAACGCCACGGAGCCAGGACCCCAGCCGGAGTCCTGGCCCGCGTCGGGCAACGGATCCTGGCCCTGACCGCGGCGATCTGGCACAACCGGGCCAACGGAACACCGTTAACCAGGTCACTCATCGCCTACGACCACTGA
- a CDS encoding DUF1206 domain-containing protein — protein sequence MATEKDAAQAKTPGQRVADSRAMEVASRVGLCARGVIYVLVGLLAVRIGFGGEGGGKEADRSGAVRTIAEQPYGQVLLWALVVGLAAMALWRLSEAAFGQATEGGDKWTRRLGSLGLAVFYLVVCIGVVQTALAGGSGGTRGGDESSKDYTARVLEWPYGRVLVGVFGAVLAIVGVVIVVRSLMRKFEKNLRTERMSQTTRRIVAALGIIGGVACGVVAVATGLFLLLAAVRFDAGEAKGLDETLRSFADTPAGPVLLIAAAVGLLLFGLYSFCEARWRIAADHEASAEQPIRRDAG from the coding sequence ATGGCGACCGAGAAGGATGCCGCCCAGGCCAAGACGCCGGGGCAGCGTGTGGCCGACAGCCGGGCCATGGAGGTCGCATCCAGGGTCGGGCTCTGCGCGCGGGGAGTGATCTACGTTCTTGTCGGTCTCCTCGCCGTGCGGATCGGTTTCGGCGGTGAAGGGGGCGGCAAGGAGGCCGACCGGTCTGGTGCTGTGCGGACGATTGCCGAGCAGCCCTACGGTCAGGTGCTGCTGTGGGCGTTGGTGGTGGGGCTGGCGGCGATGGCGTTGTGGCGCCTTTCCGAGGCCGCCTTCGGGCAGGCGACGGAAGGTGGTGACAAGTGGACCCGGCGCCTGGGTTCTTTGGGCCTGGCCGTCTTCTACCTCGTGGTTTGTATCGGCGTGGTGCAGACCGCGCTGGCCGGCGGGTCCGGCGGGACCCGGGGTGGTGACGAGTCGTCGAAGGACTACACCGCGCGAGTGCTGGAATGGCCCTACGGCCGGGTACTCGTTGGCGTGTTCGGGGCCGTGCTGGCCATCGTGGGCGTGGTGATCGTGGTACGCAGCCTGATGCGGAAGTTCGAGAAGAACCTCCGCACGGAACGTATGAGCCAGACGACGCGGCGCATCGTCGCGGCGCTGGGAATCATCGGCGGGGTGGCATGCGGAGTGGTCGCTGTGGCGACCGGTCTGTTCCTTCTCCTGGCCGCGGTGCGCTTCGACGCCGGCGAGGCCAAAGGCCTGGACGAGACGCTGCGATCGTTCGCCGACACGCCCGCAGGTCCCGTGCTGCTGATCGCAGCGGCGGTGGGCCTTCTGCTGTTCGGCCTCTACTCGTTCTGCGAGGCCCGCTGGCGTATTGCTGCTGACCACGAGGCCTCGGCAGAGCAGCCGATCAGACGCGATGCCGGCTGA
- a CDS encoding IS5 family transposase — MCYLSQPAPSWAPWENAILYQARTGVQWRYLPHDLPPPSAVYYYFGKWRDDGTDQTIHDLLRWQVRESRGQHEDPTAVVLDTQTVRASVNAPKDTTGLDPGKKSPGRKRGIATDALGLLIAVLVVAANVHDNAIGTALLDKTATGAPTVTKAWGDAGFKNTVIEHGAKLGIYVEVVQRDPQVKGFVPAPKWWVVEQTLGTLMLHRRLGRDYETLPASSASMIYWSMTDIMTRRLTGTATLTWRDPTRPGTSGSAHARAAGEDRGPANRGP; from the coding sequence GTGTGTTACCTCTCCCAGCCTGCACCATCATGGGCTCCATGGGAGAACGCGATCCTGTACCAAGCCCGCACCGGCGTGCAGTGGCGATACCTGCCGCACGATCTCCCGCCGCCCAGTGCGGTCTACTACTACTTCGGTAAGTGGCGTGATGACGGCACCGACCAGACCATCCACGACCTGCTGCGCTGGCAGGTCCGCGAGAGCCGGGGCCAGCATGAGGACCCCACCGCGGTCGTGCTGGACACCCAGACCGTCCGTGCCTCGGTCAACGCACCCAAAGACACGACCGGCCTGGATCCCGGGAAGAAGAGCCCCGGCCGGAAACGGGGCATCGCCACCGACGCGCTCGGCCTGCTGATCGCGGTGCTCGTGGTCGCCGCAAACGTCCACGACAACGCGATCGGCACCGCCCTGCTCGACAAGACCGCCACCGGGGCGCCCACCGTGACCAAGGCATGGGGGGACGCCGGTTTCAAGAACACCGTCATCGAGCACGGCGCCAAACTCGGCATCTACGTCGAGGTCGTTCAGCGGGATCCGCAGGTCAAGGGGTTCGTGCCGGCGCCAAAGTGGTGGGTGGTCGAGCAGACCCTGGGCACCTTGATGCTCCACCGGCGCCTGGGCCGCGACTACGAGACTCTCCCGGCCAGTTCGGCCTCGATGATCTACTGGTCGATGACCGACATCATGACCCGCCGACTCACCGGCACGGCCACACTGACCTGGCGCGATCCGACAAGACCGGGAACGAGCGGGAGTGCGCATGCGCGAGCTGCTGGAGAAGATCGAGGCCCGGCAAACCGCGGCCCGTGA
- a CDS encoding TetR/AcrR family transcriptional regulator, producing the protein MPKRVDHEERRTQIAEALIQVAGRRGLHAVGMRDVAAEAGVSLRLVQYYFETKEKLLFYGLQHLTDRFTARVGARLAAAGPDPGPRVTIEALLLASLPTDQESRTFHLLYSSYSILSVTDGALAAQPFIDNPDAAENALAGLIEGAQVAGLADPGTDARTEAISLLAMTATMGTSILVAQRTPESAIAVLRHHLDRIFTAGGHTTPDARQRTDANTCT; encoded by the coding sequence ATGCCAAAGCGCGTGGACCACGAGGAACGGCGCACGCAGATCGCCGAAGCGCTCATCCAAGTCGCGGGGCGGCGAGGGCTGCACGCCGTCGGCATGCGCGACGTGGCCGCCGAGGCCGGTGTATCCCTCCGGCTCGTGCAGTACTACTTCGAGACCAAAGAGAAGCTGCTCTTCTATGGACTCCAGCACCTGACCGACCGCTTCACTGCCCGCGTGGGCGCCCGACTGGCCGCCGCCGGCCCGGACCCGGGCCCGCGCGTGACGATCGAGGCGCTGTTGCTGGCATCCCTGCCGACCGACCAGGAGAGCCGGACCTTCCACCTCCTGTACAGCTCCTACTCGATCCTGTCCGTAACCGACGGAGCACTCGCCGCCCAGCCCTTCATCGACAACCCCGACGCGGCCGAGAACGCCCTCGCCGGCCTGATCGAAGGAGCCCAAGTGGCAGGCCTGGCCGATCCCGGCACCGACGCACGCACCGAGGCGATCAGCCTGCTCGCCATGACCGCGACCATGGGCACCAGCATCCTCGTCGCCCAACGAACACCGGAGTCAGCCATCGCCGTACTCCGCCACCACCTCGACCGCATCTTCACCGCCGGCGGCCACACCACCCCGGACGCCAGACAACGGACAGACGCCAATACCTGTACATAG
- a CDS encoding alpha/beta fold hydrolase yields MPENTTRVRRDIGHYVSDELRDRYFATCDVLYAKGAPARSETDVETSFGTTHVYRYGPADPAADSRTPVVLIHGSGGCSAQWYPNTLALSAERPVYALDTPGDPGRSVQREPMWQPERAAQWMDEALDALGLDKVHLVGSSYGGWLVINQAHLRPGRLASVTALDPGGLEKVGLRFFVWIFASLFATYAPKAWRPRLAKWLEQPVIIVPELRTWIQAGVKAFKIRRPAPLPLSDAELGSIRTPFYLIMGKRSLLVHPKRQLERVPRLIPGARAEIVAATGHGPQIDHPDLVNARMLSFMEDIDSLDPAAARGATDA; encoded by the coding sequence GTGCCCGAGAACACGACCCGAGTACGCCGCGACATCGGCCACTACGTGAGCGACGAACTGCGCGACCGGTACTTCGCCACCTGCGACGTCCTCTACGCGAAGGGAGCGCCCGCTCGCTCCGAGACGGACGTCGAGACGAGCTTCGGCACCACCCACGTCTACCGCTACGGCCCCGCCGACCCGGCAGCCGACTCACGCACACCCGTGGTCCTCATACACGGTTCGGGAGGCTGCTCCGCCCAGTGGTATCCCAACACCCTTGCCCTCAGCGCCGAGCGCCCCGTTTACGCTCTCGACACGCCCGGCGACCCCGGCCGGAGCGTCCAACGCGAACCGATGTGGCAGCCCGAGCGCGCGGCGCAGTGGATGGACGAGGCCCTCGATGCGCTGGGCCTCGACAAGGTCCACCTGGTCGGTTCCTCATACGGTGGCTGGCTGGTCATCAACCAGGCCCACCTTCGGCCCGGGCGGCTCGCCTCGGTCACCGCCCTCGACCCGGGCGGTCTGGAGAAGGTCGGCCTGCGCTTCTTCGTGTGGATCTTCGCCAGCCTCTTCGCCACATACGCCCCCAAGGCGTGGCGCCCCCGCCTCGCCAAGTGGCTGGAACAGCCGGTGATCATCGTTCCCGAGCTGCGTACGTGGATCCAGGCTGGCGTGAAGGCCTTCAAGATCCGCCGCCCCGCGCCACTGCCGCTGTCGGACGCGGAACTGGGCTCCATCCGGACGCCGTTCTACCTGATCATGGGCAAGCGCAGCCTGCTCGTACACCCCAAGCGGCAGCTGGAACGCGTACCGCGCCTGATCCCCGGCGCCCGCGCCGAGATCGTCGCAGCCACCGGCCACGGCCCGCAGATCGACCACCCCGACCTGGTCAACGCCCGGATGCTGAGCTTCATGGAGGACATCGACTCTCTCGATCCGGCGGCGGCACGGGGCGCCACGGACGCTTAG